From one Conexibacter woesei Iso977N genomic stretch:
- a CDS encoding tyrosine-protein phosphatase, with translation MTPLDTAPRWIDLEGAVNARDVGGLPLADGSGTVAPRRLLRSDNLQDLTPRDVATLVDDHGLRAVIDLRTGAEVHLEGPGPLLREARVVVEHRSLYPEAGERTDAIRVDTIVPWQNGDHGADLPDETPTVRTYFGYLERRPDSIVAALRTIAEPPEDGAALIHCAAGKDRTGLVIALALEIAGADRTAIIADYALTSERIDAIVHRLASTPTYAQDMQTSDPQHHAARPESMERILQLLDERHGSPAAWAAEHGLEDDAAAALRARLRAA, from the coding sequence ATGACGCCGCTCGACACCGCACCCCGTTGGATCGACCTGGAGGGCGCGGTCAACGCGCGTGACGTCGGCGGGCTGCCGCTGGCCGACGGGTCCGGGACGGTCGCGCCGCGGCGGCTGCTGCGGTCCGACAACCTCCAGGACCTGACGCCGCGCGACGTCGCGACGCTCGTCGACGACCACGGGCTGCGCGCCGTCATCGACCTGCGCACGGGCGCGGAGGTGCACCTCGAGGGTCCGGGGCCGCTGTTGCGCGAGGCGCGCGTGGTCGTCGAGCACCGCTCGCTGTACCCGGAGGCCGGTGAGCGGACCGACGCGATCAGGGTCGACACGATCGTCCCGTGGCAGAACGGCGACCACGGCGCCGACCTGCCCGACGAGACGCCGACCGTACGGACCTACTTCGGGTACCTGGAGCGCCGTCCCGACTCCATCGTCGCCGCCCTGCGCACGATCGCCGAGCCGCCCGAAGATGGCGCGGCGCTGATCCACTGCGCCGCCGGCAAGGACCGCACCGGCCTTGTCATCGCACTTGCCCTGGAGATCGCCGGCGCCGACCGCACCGCGATCATCGCCGACTACGCCCTCACCTCCGAGCGCATCGACGCCATCGTCCACCGCCTCGCGTCCACGCCCACCTACGCGCAGGACATGCAGACCTCGGACCCCCAGCACCACGCAGCCCGCCCGGAGTCGATGGAACGCATCCTGCAACTGCTCGACGAGCGCCACGGCTCGCCCGCGGCCTGGGCGGCCGAGCACGGCCTCGAGGACGACGCGGCCGCCGCGCTCCGCGCGCGCCTGCGCGCGGCCTGA
- the nadC gene encoding carboxylating nicotinate-nucleotide diphosphorylase: MPSPPPLDPNFVADVVARALAEDIGDGDATTSATVPPGAQARATITQKAPGVVFGLDLAEIAFEQTDPEVEIERLAPEGVWQESGTPVLRVGGSTAAILTAERTALNFLQRLSGVATLTARYVEQVAGTGARILDTRKTTPTLRALEKAAVVAGGGTSHRFGLFDMVLIKENHIEAAGGVTEAVHAAQLHAPGLQIEIEAETPEQVREALAAGATRILLDNMAPDTMRAVATEVAGRAELEASGNIDLTTVRAAAETGVDFISVGALTHSAPALDLSLILERLP, from the coding sequence ATGCCATCGCCCCCGCCACTGGACCCCAACTTCGTCGCCGACGTCGTCGCCCGCGCGCTCGCGGAGGACATCGGCGACGGCGACGCGACCACCTCCGCGACCGTTCCGCCCGGCGCTCAGGCGCGCGCGACCATCACCCAGAAGGCCCCCGGCGTCGTCTTCGGCCTCGACCTCGCCGAGATCGCGTTCGAGCAGACCGACCCCGAGGTCGAGATCGAGCGCCTCGCGCCCGAGGGCGTCTGGCAGGAGTCCGGGACGCCGGTCCTGCGCGTGGGCGGCAGCACCGCCGCGATCCTGACCGCCGAGCGCACCGCCCTGAACTTCCTGCAGCGCCTGTCGGGCGTCGCCACGCTGACCGCCCGCTACGTCGAGCAGGTCGCGGGCACGGGCGCCCGGATCCTCGACACGCGCAAGACCACGCCGACGCTGCGCGCGCTCGAGAAGGCCGCGGTCGTCGCGGGCGGCGGGACGTCGCATCGCTTCGGCCTGTTCGACATGGTGCTCATCAAGGAGAACCACATCGAGGCGGCCGGAGGGGTGACCGAGGCGGTCCACGCCGCGCAGCTGCACGCACCCGGGCTGCAGATCGAGATCGAGGCCGAGACGCCCGAGCAGGTGCGGGAGGCCCTGGCGGCCGGAGCGACCCGGATCCTGCTCGACAACATGGCGCCGGACACGATGCGTGCGGTGGCAACCGAGGTCGCCGGGCGGGCCGAGCTGGAGGCCTCCGGGAACATCGACCTGACCACGGTCCGGGCTGCGGCCGAGACCGGGGTAGACTTCATCTCGGTCGGAGCGCTCACGCACTCCGCACCGGCCCTAGATCTCTCCCTCATATTGGAGCGTCTGCCATGA
- the nadA gene encoding quinolinate synthase NadA has translation MAPSPTGSPALTADERSALTAEVRALAQERNAVILAHNYQVPEVQDAADYVGDSLGLSRQAAAADADVIAFCGVHFMAETASILSPQKTVIIPDLDAGCSLADSITPDQLRAWQARHPGAVTVMYVNTTAETKALTDYCVTSSNAVKVVEHIRAEHGTDVPILFGPDMWLGAYVAKELGLNGSGTFHVWDGECHVHAGIRPDDITAVRAAHPDAEFLVHPECGCTTQVMEYVASGDIATEGVHMLSTGGMLDYAREHAGHGGAAIMATETGMLHQLRMAAPDVDFIAANERASCKYMKMITLPKLRDALRDLSGEVRVDPALAERARVPIERMVAIG, from the coding sequence ATGGCCCCCAGCCCCACTGGTTCCCCGGCCCTCACGGCCGACGAACGTAGCGCGCTGACCGCAGAGGTTCGCGCGCTCGCACAAGAGCGCAACGCAGTCATCCTGGCGCACAACTACCAGGTACCCGAGGTCCAGGACGCCGCGGACTACGTCGGCGACTCGCTCGGGTTGAGCCGCCAGGCGGCCGCCGCCGACGCCGACGTGATCGCCTTCTGCGGCGTCCACTTCATGGCCGAGACGGCGTCGATCCTGTCGCCGCAGAAGACCGTGATCATCCCGGACCTCGACGCCGGCTGCTCGCTCGCCGACTCGATCACCCCGGACCAGCTGCGCGCCTGGCAGGCCAGGCACCCCGGCGCGGTGACCGTCATGTACGTCAACACGACGGCCGAGACCAAGGCGCTGACCGACTACTGCGTGACGTCGTCCAACGCCGTCAAGGTCGTCGAGCACATCCGCGCCGAGCACGGGACGGACGTCCCGATCCTGTTCGGCCCGGACATGTGGCTCGGCGCGTACGTCGCCAAGGAGCTCGGGCTGAACGGCTCCGGGACCTTCCACGTGTGGGACGGCGAGTGCCACGTGCACGCGGGGATCCGGCCGGACGACATCACCGCCGTGCGCGCCGCCCACCCGGACGCGGAGTTCCTCGTGCACCCGGAGTGCGGCTGCACGACGCAGGTCATGGAGTACGTGGCGTCCGGCGACATCGCCACCGAGGGCGTGCACATGCTCTCGACCGGCGGGATGCTCGACTACGCGCGCGAGCACGCGGGCCACGGCGGCGCCGCGATCATGGCGACCGAGACCGGCATGCTGCACCAGCTGCGCATGGCCGCGCCGGACGTCGACTTCATCGCCGCCAACGAGCGCGCGTCGTGCAAGTACATGAAGATGATCACGCTGCCGAAGCTGCGCGACGCGCTGCGCGACCTGAGCGGCGAGGTCAGGGTCGACCCGGCGCTGGCCGAGCGGGCGCGCGTGCCGATCGAGCGCATGGTCGCGATCGGCTAG
- a CDS encoding TIGR02453 family protein encodes MAFGGFPSAAFAWFSDLADNNNRDWFTAHRDTYDNAVRGPLTELLEELASGAPVWIARPNRDIRFSKDKSPYKTRAYGTIDGRLYAELSPDGLFAGTGAYGMDRGQLDRFRQAVDDPTSGGEIESIIGSLDAAGIETWGESLKTAPRGYPRDHPRATLLRHKMLICGARLAPDQQAGIGREVALSHLTETWTASTPLLAWLDTHVGPPDEPRRR; translated from the coding sequence GTGGCCTTCGGCGGCTTCCCGTCCGCGGCGTTCGCCTGGTTCTCGGACTTGGCGGACAACAACAACCGGGACTGGTTCACCGCGCACCGCGACACGTATGACAACGCGGTGCGCGGTCCGCTGACCGAGTTGTTGGAGGAGTTGGCCTCCGGCGCGCCGGTGTGGATCGCGCGGCCGAACCGGGACATCCGGTTCTCGAAGGACAAGTCGCCGTACAAGACGCGCGCGTACGGGACGATCGACGGCAGGTTGTACGCCGAGCTGTCGCCCGACGGGCTGTTCGCCGGGACCGGCGCCTACGGGATGGACCGCGGCCAGCTCGACCGGTTCCGCCAGGCGGTGGACGACCCCACGAGCGGCGGGGAGATCGAGTCGATCATCGGCTCGCTCGACGCCGCGGGCATCGAGACCTGGGGCGAGTCGCTGAAGACCGCACCCCGCGGCTACCCCCGCGACCACCCACGCGCGACGCTGCTGCGCCACAAGATGCTCATCTGCGGCGCACGCCTGGCGCCGGACCAGCAAGCCGGTATCGGCCGCGAGGTGGCGCTCTCCCACCTCACCGAGACCTGGACCGCCTCAACACCCCTCCTCGCCTGGCTCGACACCCACGTCGGCCCACCCGACGAACCCCGCCGCCGCTGA
- a CDS encoding DsbA family oxidoreductase, producing the protein MELEIWSDIACPWCYVGKKRMEQALAEFPHADEVNVTWRSFELDPSAPASRDESHVELIAKKYGRTVEQVEQMDAQLTAVAADDGIEMKLSGIRSGNTFDGHRLIHLAAEHGLQVEMKERLMHAYFTENALVSDHDTLLALGTEVGLPEESVREVLLTERFAEEVRADERDAQNAGISAVPCFVIDRKYGASGAQDPTVLLQFLNHGWSESHPAIQVVAEGDACGPDGC; encoded by the coding sequence ATGGAGCTCGAGATCTGGTCGGACATCGCGTGCCCGTGGTGCTACGTCGGCAAGAAGCGCATGGAGCAGGCGCTGGCCGAGTTCCCGCACGCCGATGAGGTCAACGTGACGTGGCGCTCGTTCGAGCTGGACCCGAGCGCGCCCGCGTCGCGCGACGAGTCGCACGTCGAGCTGATCGCCAAGAAGTACGGCCGGACCGTCGAGCAGGTCGAGCAGATGGACGCGCAGCTGACCGCCGTTGCTGCCGACGACGGGATCGAGATGAAGCTGTCGGGCATTCGGTCCGGCAACACGTTCGACGGCCATCGCCTGATCCACCTCGCCGCCGAGCACGGGCTGCAGGTCGAGATGAAGGAGCGGCTGATGCACGCGTACTTCACCGAGAACGCTTTGGTGAGCGACCACGACACGCTCTTGGCGCTCGGCACCGAGGTCGGCCTCCCGGAGGAGTCGGTGCGCGAGGTCCTGCTCACCGAGCGCTTCGCCGAAGAGGTCCGCGCCGACGAGCGCGACGCGCAGAACGCCGGCATCTCCGCCGTCCCCTGCTTCGTGATCGACCGCAAATACGGCGCCTCCGGGGCCCAGGACCCCACCGTCCTGCTGCAGTTCCTCAACCACGGCTGGTCCGAGTCCCACCCGGCCATCCAGGTCGTCGCCGAAGGCGACGCCTGCGGCCCGGACGGCTGCTGA